The following are encoded together in the Roseobacter denitrificans OCh 114 genome:
- a CDS encoding NAD kinase: MTSKIAFTASRADVAQTARAALVTRYGNVDVQEADVIVALGGDGFMLQTLHATQDHPAPVYGMNRGTIGFLMNAYAESDLPARLAAAEEEVINPLVMTATCADGSTTKALAINEVSLLRTGPQAAKLRVTIDGRLRMAELVCDGALLSTPAGSTAYNYSAHGPILPIGSAVLALTAMSAFRPRRWRGALLPQDATVRFDVLEHDKRPVMAEADAQSVMDVTSVEIRSEPSVAHRILFDPGHGLEERLINEQFT, from the coding sequence ATGACCAGCAAGATCGCCTTTACTGCCAGCCGTGCGGATGTTGCGCAGACGGCCCGTGCAGCGCTTGTGACCCGCTATGGCAATGTCGATGTTCAAGAGGCGGATGTCATTGTCGCATTGGGGGGTGATGGTTTCATGTTGCAAACCTTGCATGCGACGCAGGATCACCCCGCGCCGGTCTACGGCATGAACCGGGGCACCATCGGCTTTTTGATGAATGCCTATGCTGAAAGCGATTTGCCCGCGCGTCTGGCCGCCGCCGAAGAAGAGGTCATCAACCCGCTGGTCATGACCGCGACCTGCGCGGATGGATCGACCACCAAGGCGCTGGCGATCAACGAGGTTTCCCTGCTGCGGACCGGCCCGCAGGCGGCCAAGTTGCGGGTGACGATTGATGGCCGTTTGCGCATGGCCGAACTGGTCTGCGATGGCGCCTTGTTGAGCACGCCCGCAGGTTCCACCGCCTATAACTACTCGGCGCACGGGCCGATTTTGCCCATCGGGTCGGCGGTGCTGGCGCTGACTGCGATGAGCGCCTTTCGCCCGCGCCGCTGGCGGGGGGCCCTGCTGCCGCAGGATGCAACGGTGCGCTTTGATGTGCTGGAGCATGACAAGCGCCCGGTGATGGCCGAAGCGGATGCGCAATCGGTGATGGATGTGACCTCGGTCGAAATCCGCTCCGAGCCATCGGTGGCACATCGCATTCTGTTTGATCCGGGCCACGGTCTTGAGGAGCGCCTGATCAATGAGCAGTTTACCTGA
- a CDS encoding TRAP transporter large permease — protein sequence MGILFLLGVFAFCVVIGTPVAFALGISALAAFWFEGLPLMIGFQRIVSGINVFALMAIPFFIFAGELMFHGGIAMRLVKFASAAVGAVRGGLGIVNVFSSMLFGGISGSAIADISALGSILVPVMKEKGYDADYAVNVTVTSSIAGIIIPPSHNMIIFAIAAGGGISISKLFLAGVVPGILMCICLALAAYLVAVRRGYQAEAFPGWTALVIAFFGAIPGLLTAVIIVGGVLSGVFTVTESGAFGALYAFFVTLLVYRSITWLKFRTAVTQAVRTTAMVMILIACAGAFAYMLTFYQVPLKTVDLLTGMTENPILILLMINLILLVLGMIMDMAALILICTPIFLPVAHSLGIDPIQFGMILLVNLGLGLCTPPVGSCLFVGCAVGKLPMEKAVRTIWPFYIAIFIALMLITFVPAISLTLPNWVAG from the coding sequence GTGGGCATTTTGTTTCTGCTGGGGGTCTTCGCGTTCTGCGTCGTGATCGGTACGCCCGTCGCTTTCGCGCTTGGTATTTCCGCCCTTGCCGCCTTCTGGTTCGAAGGGCTGCCCCTGATGATCGGCTTTCAGCGCATCGTGAGCGGGATCAATGTTTTTGCCCTGATGGCCATCCCGTTCTTCATCTTTGCAGGCGAGTTGATGTTCCACGGTGGCATTGCCATGCGGCTGGTCAAATTCGCCTCTGCCGCTGTTGGCGCGGTGCGCGGCGGTCTGGGGATCGTCAATGTGTTTTCCTCCATGCTGTTTGGTGGCATCTCCGGCTCGGCGATTGCCGATATCTCCGCGCTCGGCTCCATTCTGGTCCCTGTGATGAAGGAAAAGGGCTATGATGCGGATTACGCTGTCAACGTCACCGTGACCTCCTCCATCGCGGGCATCATCATCCCGCCCAGCCACAACATGATCATCTTTGCCATTGCGGCGGGGGGCGGCATTTCCATCTCAAAGCTGTTTCTGGCCGGTGTGGTACCCGGCATCCTGATGTGCATCTGCCTTGCACTGGCGGCCTATCTTGTGGCGGTAAGACGTGGCTATCAGGCCGAAGCCTTTCCCGGCTGGACAGCACTTGTCATCGCGTTCTTCGGCGCGATCCCGGGGCTTCTGACGGCGGTCATCATCGTTGGTGGCGTGTTGTCCGGTGTCTTTACGGTCACTGAGTCCGGGGCTTTCGGAGCGCTTTATGCCTTCTTTGTGACCCTGTTGGTCTACCGTTCGATCACCTGGCTCAAATTCCGCACGGCGGTGACGCAGGCGGTCAGGACCACGGCCATGGTGATGATCCTGATCGCCTGTGCCGGGGCCTTTGCCTATATGCTGACGTTTTATCAGGTGCCGCTCAAGACCGTGGACCTTTTGACCGGCATGACGGAAAACCCGATCCTGATATTGCTGATGATCAACCTGATCTTGCTGGTGCTTGGCATGATCATGGACATGGCGGCGCTGATCCTGATCTGCACGCCGATCTTTTTGCCGGTGGCCCACAGCCTCGGGATAGACCCGATACAGTTTGGCATGATCCTGCTTGTCAATCTGGGGCTTGGTCTGTGCACGCCGCCGGTCGGGTCCTGCCTTTTTGTCGGCTGTGCGGTCGGTAAACTGCCGATGGAGAAAGCCGTGCGTACGATCTGGCCGTTTTACATCGCGATCTTTATCGCGCTGATGCTGATTACCTTTGTGCCCGCCATCTCGCTGACCTTGCCAAACTGGGTTGCGGGCTGA
- a CDS encoding TRAP transporter substrate-binding protein: MFNRITKTLAGAVALAALASVASADNWRGWNIHVDGYPNTVAMDKFAELLAVKTGGEYTLQMFHGGTLGSQPDAIEQVRAGALEIGNFNLGPIGPLVPAANVVSLPFIFKDVPHMFRVLDGEAGKIIAAGMAEKGIQPLAWYDAGARSFYNGEKPINTPADVEGMKVRVMNNELFTGMIAELGGNPSPMAFAEVYQALKTGVVDGAENNWPSYESTGHFEVAGFYSLSQHLIIPECICINIGTFNALSDEMKTAVLEAAQESALYQRDLWNKREAASRAAVEAAGVVVNEIADKAPFQAAMAPVYEAYFEANPDLRPLVELIQATE, encoded by the coding sequence ATGTTCAACAGAATAACCAAAACACTCGCGGGCGCCGTGGCGCTGGCCGCACTGGCAAGCGTGGCAAGTGCCGACAACTGGCGTGGCTGGAACATCCATGTTGACGGCTATCCAAACACCGTCGCCATGGATAAATTCGCAGAACTGCTCGCGGTCAAGACCGGCGGGGAATACACGCTGCAGATGTTCCACGGCGGCACCCTCGGCAGCCAGCCCGACGCCATTGAACAGGTGCGTGCCGGCGCGCTGGAGATTGGAAACTTCAACCTTGGGCCCATCGGGCCGCTGGTGCCGGCGGCCAATGTGGTTTCATTGCCCTTCATCTTCAAGGATGTACCGCACATGTTCCGCGTTCTGGATGGCGAAGCGGGCAAGATCATTGCCGCAGGCATGGCCGAAAAAGGCATCCAGCCCCTTGCGTGGTATGATGCGGGCGCGCGGTCCTTTTACAACGGCGAAAAACCGATCAACACGCCAGCCGACGTCGAAGGCATGAAGGTGCGTGTGATGAACAACGAATTGTTCACGGGCATGATCGCGGAACTGGGTGGCAATCCGTCGCCCATGGCCTTTGCCGAGGTCTATCAGGCGCTGAAAACCGGTGTTGTGGATGGGGCCGAAAATAACTGGCCTTCCTATGAATCCACTGGTCACTTTGAAGTCGCAGGTTTCTATTCCCTGTCGCAGCACCTGATCATTCCGGAGTGTATCTGCATCAATATCGGCACGTTCAATGCGCTGTCGGATGAAATGAAAACCGCCGTGCTCGAAGCGGCACAGGAATCTGCACTCTATCAGCGTGACCTCTGGAACAAGCGCGAAGCGGCCAGCCGTGCCGCAGTTGAAGCCGCAGGCGTGGTTGTGAACGAAATCGCCGACAAGGCGCCGTTCCAGGCCGCGATGGCCCCGGTGTACGAAGCCTATTTCGAGGCCAACCCGGACCTGCGCCCACTGGTCGAGCTTATTCAGGCCACAGAGTAA
- a CDS encoding GntR family transcriptional regulator produces MAQATQLGERRTSVDDIFDHLHAEILSLRLRPGDKISEADIAARFGVSRQPVRDAFNRLATLDLLVIRPQRATEVKRFSAREIAKSRFVRAAVEQEVLRRAACYCDASGAADLDAALAAQERAIKQDDLETFGALDYAFHETLCQIAQVDFAFDVIRKEKSNVDRLCILSLSKGDRMPDLVADHRRIAQAVKTHDAQSAMENGMRHLSRLDATIEQISITNANYFERE; encoded by the coding sequence ATGGCTCAGGCCACACAACTTGGCGAGCGGCGCACCAGCGTTGACGACATATTTGACCACCTTCACGCGGAAATCCTGTCCTTGCGCCTGCGACCGGGTGACAAGATTTCCGAAGCGGATATCGCCGCCCGGTTCGGCGTGTCCAGACAGCCGGTGCGGGACGCTTTCAACCGGCTGGCCACGCTCGACCTGTTGGTGATCCGCCCGCAACGCGCCACCGAAGTGAAACGGTTTTCAGCGCGTGAGATTGCCAAGTCACGTTTTGTGCGCGCCGCCGTGGAACAGGAAGTTCTGCGCCGCGCGGCGTGCTACTGTGATGCAAGCGGCGCAGCAGACCTCGACGCGGCACTTGCGGCACAGGAACGGGCAATAAAACAGGATGACCTCGAAACATTCGGGGCGCTGGATTACGCGTTCCATGAGACCCTGTGCCAGATCGCACAGGTGGATTTCGCCTTTGACGTCATCCGCAAAGAGAAATCAAACGTCGACCGTCTGTGCATTCTGAGCCTGTCAAAAGGGGATCGGATGCCTGATCTTGTGGCCGATCACCGGCGTATCGCGCAAGCTGTCAAAACCCATGATGCGCAAAGTGCGATGGAAAACGGCATGCGCCACCTTTCCCGGCTGGATGCAACGATCGAACAGATTTCGATCACAAATGCGAATTACTTCGAGCGCGAATAA
- a CDS encoding Coenzyme F420 hydrogenase/dehydrogenase, beta subunit C-terminal domain, whose amino-acid sequence MLTPEFRDPAPRGLCTDCGVSRLKDPRACGKACQFIAPDYPALEKAVHGRARGTGDETFFGPFKAMHRARMVAPAEGAQWTGITTALAADLLTRGRVDAVLTMVPDDADRWRPKPALITEASDMARARGMRMGYAPLLALLEEAQAQGFNRLAVIGIPCQIYALRALEADLGLERLYVIGTPCSDNTTTENFHRFLALLDEAPETITYLEFRADYQVELRFTDGRQRLIPFLSLPISDLPRDFFPLTCRTCVDYTNSLADITVGYMGGEGGQWLLVRNARGAEMLAGLGDRIQLQTPGSAGKRANAVKGFIANTARAAGGLPLRRMPDWLRPIVSWLQPRIGPRGLEFARTRIEMKAAETILHLRREEPAKMKNMIPDHVWKVAAPYDLTPQDGERASKTDD is encoded by the coding sequence ATGCTGACGCCTGAGTTTCGCGACCCCGCCCCGCGTGGGCTGTGTACGGATTGCGGTGTTTCGCGCCTGAAGGACCCGCGCGCCTGCGGTAAGGCCTGCCAGTTTATTGCGCCGGATTATCCCGCACTGGAAAAGGCCGTGCATGGGCGCGCGCGCGGCACAGGCGATGAAACCTTTTTCGGCCCGTTCAAGGCAATGCACCGCGCGCGCATGGTGGCCCCTGCGGAGGGTGCGCAATGGACGGGTATCACGACCGCGCTGGCCGCGGATTTGCTGACGCGGGGTCGTGTCGATGCGGTGCTGACGATGGTGCCGGATGATGCCGACCGCTGGCGGCCCAAACCTGCGTTGATTACCGAGGCCAGCGATATGGCGCGCGCGCGCGGCATGCGTATGGGATATGCGCCGCTGCTGGCTTTGCTCGAAGAGGCACAGGCACAGGGGTTCAACCGGCTCGCTGTGATTGGCATCCCCTGCCAGATTTACGCCCTGCGCGCGCTGGAGGCGGATCTGGGGTTGGAGCGTCTCTATGTCATTGGCACGCCCTGTTCTGACAATACTACGACCGAAAACTTCCACAGGTTTCTGGCGCTGCTGGATGAGGCCCCTGAAACGATCACCTATCTTGAGTTCCGCGCGGATTATCAGGTGGAGTTGCGGTTTACGGATGGACGTCAGCGGCTCATCCCCTTTTTGTCGCTGCCGATTTCTGATTTGCCACGTGACTTCTTTCCGCTGACCTGCCGCACCTGCGTTGATTACACCAACAGTCTGGCGGACATCACGGTGGGTTATATGGGCGGTGAGGGGGGTCAATGGCTGCTCGTGCGCAACGCGCGCGGGGCCGAAATGCTGGCAGGACTGGGCGATCGTATCCAGTTGCAGACCCCCGGTTCTGCGGGCAAGCGGGCCAATGCCGTGAAAGGGTTCATTGCCAACACGGCGCGCGCAGCGGGCGGGTTGCCCTTGCGCCGTATGCCCGATTGGCTGCGCCCAATTGTCAGTTGGCTGCAACCGCGCATCGGCCCACGCGGCCTTGAATTTGCGCGCACGCGGATCGAGATGAAAGCGGCCGAAACAATCCTGCATCTGCGCCGCGAAGAACCGGCAAAGATGAAGAACATGATCCCTGATCACGTCTGGAAAGTGGCAGCACCCTACGATCTGACACCGCAGGACGGTGAACGCGCCTCGAAAACGGACGACTAA
- a CDS encoding CsbD family protein produces MNWDVIKGNWSKMTGEIKSQWGDLTDDEIQQAAGERERFVGLIQERYGMAKSDAETQVDKFFANLKDAA; encoded by the coding sequence ATGAATTGGGACGTAATCAAAGGCAACTGGTCGAAGATGACTGGCGAGATCAAATCGCAGTGGGGGGATCTGACGGATGACGAGATCCAGCAAGCCGCCGGTGAGCGGGAACGCTTCGTGGGTTTGATCCAGGAACGCTATGGCATGGCGAAATCGGATGCGGAAACGCAGGTCGACAAGTTCTTTGCCAACCTGAAAGATGCCGCCTGA
- a CDS encoding cupin domain-containing protein, whose translation MSDFPIVSTGENVTRQVLSDHPDLMVVAFRFAKEGATGALHHHPHVQSTYVESGRFRFTLGDSTREVGPGDSFVVASNQEHGCVCLEPGTLVDCFTPRRDDFL comes from the coding sequence ATGTCTGATTTTCCAATTGTATCAACCGGCGAAAACGTTACCCGCCAGGTGCTTTCGGACCACCCGGATCTGATGGTGGTGGCCTTTCGTTTTGCCAAGGAAGGTGCCACGGGCGCACTGCATCATCACCCACATGTTCAGTCGACCTATGTCGAAAGCGGGCGTTTCCGCTTTACCCTTGGTGACAGCACGCGCGAGGTCGGGCCGGGCGACAGCTTTGTCGTCGCATCCAATCAGGAACATGGCTGCGTCTGTCTGGAACCCGGCACCCTTGTCGATTGCTTCACGCCGCGCCGGGATGATTTTCTGTAA
- a CDS encoding SDR family NAD(P)-dependent oxidoreductase, giving the protein MKLAGQTAIITGGGRDIGQAAALKLASEGAKVAINYFSSSTGADAAVAQIKAQGGQAFALKGDLTNPKDVAALVSKTVAEFGGIDVLVNNAGGLIARKTIAEMPLEHWNAVMDLNLTSTFLMTKACLEHMKTGAIVNLASQAGRDGGGAGAVAYATSKGAVMTMTRGLAKELGPDIRVNALCPGMIDTDFHNVHTPDAGRRGFEAAAPVKRQGTTEDTANLILFLACSDSAFITGANIDINGGMVFS; this is encoded by the coding sequence ATGAAACTTGCAGGGCAAACGGCAATTATAACAGGTGGGGGGCGTGACATCGGTCAGGCCGCAGCGCTCAAGCTGGCATCGGAAGGGGCCAAGGTGGCCATCAATTACTTTTCCAGCAGTACCGGTGCGGATGCCGCCGTGGCGCAGATCAAGGCGCAGGGCGGACAGGCCTTTGCCCTGAAAGGTGATTTGACCAATCCTAAAGACGTCGCGGCATTGGTTTCGAAAACCGTCGCTGAATTTGGCGGAATTGATGTTCTGGTCAATAACGCGGGCGGCCTGATCGCGCGTAAAACAATCGCCGAGATGCCGCTGGAACATTGGAACGCCGTTATGGATCTGAACCTGACCAGTACGTTCCTGATGACCAAAGCCTGTCTTGAGCATATGAAGACGGGCGCAATCGTGAACCTCGCCAGTCAGGCGGGGCGCGATGGCGGCGGTGCCGGTGCGGTGGCCTATGCCACGTCCAAGGGTGCGGTCATGACCATGACGCGCGGTCTTGCGAAAGAACTAGGGCCGGACATCCGTGTGAACGCCCTGTGCCCCGGCATGATTGATACTGATTTCCACAACGTACACACACCTGATGCCGGTCGGCGCGGTTTTGAGGCGGCGGCCCCCGTCAAAAGGCAGGGCACGACCGAGGACACGGCCAATCTGATCCTGTTTCTCGCCTGTTCGGATTCCGCCTTCATCACCGGTGCGAATATCGACATCAACGGCGGCATGGTGTTTTCCTGA
- a CDS encoding calcium-binding protein, giving the protein MSIFNLFNLFSNGLDIKGSNKSDLIIGSFGNDKIAGNGGDDLMFGLFGNDKMSGGLGDDRIFAGAGRDIVEGGEGEDALYGNNGNDVIVGNRGNDKMFGGSGNDKLVWNNGDGSDLMNGGSGYDKVQVNFDTDLVDDDLQNKDVAEFETTETGVQFARTEVNDQSERGLFQLDIRETEVLETNFGGGDDTAVIKGDVLEKIALDLDGGDGIDTLDLSQVDSGIKVDLAAGKLAHSKAENFENVIGTEYQDLLRGDAQDNVISGLGGDDQLGGRAGNDTLIGNKGNDKVFGGDGDDLLIWNNGDGSDLMHGGNGYDRLQVNFDTDLVNDDLQNKDVAEFSVADIGLQFARTEVNDQSEAGLFQLDVRNIEVLETNFGGGDDAAVIKDNILKRIELELDGGDGVDLLDLSDAASAVTVDLAAGTITDGANTSTAINFENVTGTDFNDTIIGNDQDNVIRGGAGNDVMSGGAGADTFVFFEEDAGVDIILDFEIGVDSLLFLTNDPEVTTDSLLSNLTQTGDDVELAFNNKVITFEDTVVSDFNADDFMIV; this is encoded by the coding sequence ATGTCGATTTTTAATCTTTTCAACCTTTTTTCCAACGGCCTCGACATCAAGGGCTCAAACAAGAGTGACCTGATCATCGGTTCCTTTGGCAATGACAAGATCGCCGGAAACGGTGGTGATGATTTGATGTTCGGTCTGTTTGGCAATGACAAGATGTCCGGTGGTCTGGGCGACGACAGGATCTTTGCAGGTGCAGGCCGTGACATCGTCGAAGGCGGCGAGGGCGAAGATGCCCTTTATGGCAACAACGGCAATGACGTGATCGTCGGCAACAGAGGCAACGACAAGATGTTCGGCGGATCCGGCAACGACAAGCTGGTCTGGAACAACGGCGACGGGTCGGACCTGATGAACGGCGGCAGCGGGTATGATAAGGTACAGGTGAATTTCGACACCGACCTTGTGGATGATGATCTGCAAAACAAGGACGTCGCTGAATTTGAGACGACTGAAACAGGCGTCCAGTTCGCCCGCACCGAAGTGAATGACCAATCCGAACGCGGTCTGTTCCAACTCGACATTCGCGAAACCGAAGTGCTGGAGACGAATTTCGGCGGCGGTGATGATACCGCAGTGATCAAGGGCGATGTGCTTGAAAAGATCGCTCTGGACCTTGATGGCGGGGACGGCATCGACACGCTCGATCTGTCCCAGGTTGATTCGGGCATCAAGGTGGACCTTGCCGCTGGCAAACTGGCGCATTCCAAGGCCGAAAACTTCGAAAACGTCATTGGCACCGAGTATCAGGATCTGCTCAGGGGCGATGCGCAGGACAATGTCATTTCGGGCCTTGGCGGCGATGACCAGCTTGGCGGTCGGGCCGGCAATGACACGTTGATCGGCAACAAGGGCAACGACAAGGTCTTTGGCGGGGACGGCGATGATCTGCTGATCTGGAACAATGGCGACGGGTCGGACCTGATGCACGGCGGCAACGGATATGACCGCTTGCAGGTCAACTTTGACACGGACCTTGTGAATGACGATCTGCAAAACAAGGATGTCGCCGAGTTTTCCGTGGCGGACATCGGGCTGCAATTTGCGCGTACCGAGGTGAATGATCAGTCAGAGGCTGGCCTGTTCCAACTCGACGTGCGCAACATTGAAGTGTTGGAGACGAACTTTGGCGGCGGCGACGACGCGGCCGTGATCAAGGACAACATCCTCAAGCGGATCGAACTTGAACTGGATGGCGGCGATGGCGTGGACCTTCTCGACCTCAGCGACGCAGCATCGGCGGTCACTGTTGATCTTGCGGCAGGCACCATCACCGACGGGGCGAACACATCCACCGCGATCAATTTCGAGAACGTCACCGGCACCGATTTCAACGACACGATCATCGGCAACGATCAGGACAACGTGATCCGCGGTGGTGCCGGAAATGATGTGATGTCAGGCGGTGCGGGTGCAGATACGTTCGTCTTCTTCGAAGAAGACGCGGGCGTCGACATCATCCTCGATTTCGAGATCGGCGTGGACAGCCTTCTGTTCCTCACCAACGATCCGGAGGTCACAACCGACAGCCTGCTGTCGAACCTGACGCAGACCGGGGACGACGTGGAACTGGCCTTCAACAACAAGGTGATCACATTCGAAGACACTGTGGTTTCCGACTTTAACGCCGACGATTTCATGATTGTATAG
- a CDS encoding TRAP transporter small permease, whose protein sequence is MIDARPLPIFVKRMVAVLDALALICRVLTGVALVVLTIIFGWLVFGRYVLNATPTWVEQAALLLVMLIAFLGAAVGVHENTHLSVSLLRSSVPPKVRSFFVVISDVLMAGFGALMLWFGAQLTMFKWGSLIPLIQLPEGLRSLPLTIGGGLILLFSVGHLIRLFLGVDDRSDTIE, encoded by the coding sequence GTGATTGACGCGCGTCCGCTTCCCATATTTGTCAAACGCATGGTGGCGGTTCTGGATGCGCTGGCCCTGATCTGCCGCGTCCTGACCGGTGTTGCACTGGTTGTTCTGACGATCATATTCGGCTGGCTGGTATTCGGGCGTTACGTGCTGAACGCGACACCCACATGGGTGGAACAGGCGGCGCTGTTGCTCGTCATGCTGATCGCCTTTCTGGGGGCCGCTGTCGGGGTGCATGAAAACACCCACCTCTCCGTATCGCTGTTGCGCAGTTCTGTCCCGCCAAAGGTCCGCAGCTTTTTCGTGGTGATCTCGGATGTGCTTATGGCTGGCTTCGGCGCGCTGATGCTCTGGTTTGGCGCACAGCTTACAATGTTCAAATGGGGATCCCTGATCCCGTTGATCCAATTGCCCGAAGGGCTGCGATCATTGCCGCTGACAATTGGCGGCGGGCTGATACTGCTGTTTTCGGTTGGTCACCTCATCCGCCTGTTTCTGGGCGTGGATGACCGCAGTGACACCATAGAATAA
- a CDS encoding RNA polymerase sigma factor: MEDKDLIARIAAGDKGAMRDLYTRYDQAIYAFAMGRCGNGELASDCVHDTMLDVWRTASRFGGQSSVKTWLFSIARNKLVDALRKRGKLSFVDEVPESADTAPDPEAAAIAASEKQRLHTCLKGLKDVQHSAIRLAFLEDLTYPEIAEIEAVPVGTIKTRIFHAKQALMRCLSAGLHR; the protein is encoded by the coding sequence ATGGAAGACAAAGACCTCATTGCACGTATTGCTGCTGGCGACAAAGGTGCCATGCGGGACCTCTACACCCGGTATGATCAGGCCATCTATGCCTTTGCCATGGGGCGCTGCGGAAATGGCGAACTTGCATCAGACTGCGTGCATGACACGATGCTTGATGTGTGGCGCACCGCATCGCGCTTTGGCGGACAGTCAAGCGTCAAGACCTGGCTGTTTTCGATCGCGCGCAACAAGCTGGTCGATGCATTGCGCAAACGCGGCAAGCTCTCCTTTGTGGATGAGGTGCCCGAAAGCGCGGATACGGCCCCCGACCCTGAGGCCGCTGCCATCGCGGCATCGGAAAAGCAACGGCTTCATACCTGTCTGAAGGGGTTGAAAGACGTGCAGCATTCCGCCATCCGCCTCGCCTTTCTCGAAGACCTGACCTATCCCGAAATCGCGGAAATCGAAGCGGTGCCGGTCGGAACGATCAAAACCCGCATCTTTCACGCCAAACAAGCGTTGATGCGGTGTCTCAGCGCTGGTTTGCATCGCTGA
- the glyA gene encoding serine hydroxymethyltransferase, with amino-acid sequence MNAPHRAPGFFTQSLADSDPELFGSITDELGRQRDEIELIASENIVSAAVLEAQGSIMTNKYAEGYPGRRYYGGCQFVDVAENLAIERACKLFGCGFANVQPNSGSQANQGVFTALLQPGDTILGMSLDAGGHLTHGAKPNQSGKWFNAVQYGVRREDNLLDYDQVEALAKEHQPKLIIAGGSAIPRQIDFARMREIADMVGAYLHVDMAHFAGLVAAGEHPSPFPHAHVATTTTHKTLRGPRGGMILTNDEALAKKFNSAIFPGIQGGPLMHVIAAKAVAFGEALRPDFKSYTKQVIANAQALSDQLIKGGLDTITHGTDTHVVLVDLRPKGVKGNATEKALGRAHITCNKNGVPFDPEKPMVTSGIRLGSPAGTTRGFGEPEFRQIADWIIEVVDGLAANGEDNNSAVEAKVKAEVAQLCARFPMYPNL; translated from the coding sequence ATGAACGCCCCCCACCGCGCCCCTGGCTTTTTCACGCAATCGCTGGCTGACAGCGATCCTGAGCTTTTCGGCTCGATCACGGATGAGCTGGGCCGCCAGCGTGACGAGATCGAGTTGATCGCGTCGGAAAACATCGTTTCTGCCGCCGTGCTTGAGGCGCAGGGCTCGATCATGACCAACAAATACGCCGAAGGCTATCCCGGACGGCGCTATTATGGCGGCTGCCAGTTCGTCGATGTGGCCGAAAACCTCGCCATCGAGCGCGCCTGCAAACTCTTTGGTTGCGGCTTTGCCAATGTGCAGCCCAATTCCGGCAGCCAGGCCAATCAGGGCGTGTTCACTGCCCTCTTGCAGCCCGGCGACACCATCCTCGGCATGAGCCTTGATGCGGGCGGGCACCTGACGCATGGCGCCAAGCCCAACCAGTCCGGCAAGTGGTTCAACGCCGTGCAATACGGTGTGCGCCGCGAAGACAACCTGCTGGATTATGACCAGGTCGAAGCGCTCGCCAAGGAGCACCAGCCCAAGCTGATCATCGCCGGCGGCTCGGCCATCCCGCGCCAGATCGACTTTGCCCGCATGCGCGAAATCGCCGATATGGTCGGGGCGTATCTGCACGTGGACATGGCGCATTTCGCAGGCCTCGTGGCGGCGGGCGAACACCCAAGCCCCTTCCCGCACGCCCATGTGGCCACCACCACGACGCATAAGACCCTGCGCGGCCCGCGCGGCGGCATGATCCTGACGAACGACGAGGCGCTGGCGAAAAAGTTCAACTCCGCCATCTTCCCCGGCATTCAGGGCGGCCCGCTGATGCATGTGATCGCTGCCAAGGCCGTGGCCTTTGGCGAGGCGCTGCGGCCCGATTTCAAATCCTACACCAAGCAGGTCATCGCCAACGCGCAGGCCCTGAGCGACCAGCTGATCAAGGGCGGGCTGGACACGATCACGCATGGCACCGACACCCATGTGGTGCTGGTCGACCTGCGCCCCAAGGGCGTGAAGGGCAATGCGACCGAAAAGGCGCTGGGGCGTGCGCATATCACCTGCAACAAGAACGGCGTGCCCTTTGATCCGGAAAAGCCGATGGTGACCTCCGGCATCCGTCTGGGCAGCCCTGCCGGGACGACGCGCGGGTTCGGCGAGCCGGAGTTCCGCCAGATCGCCGACTGGATCATCGAAGTGGTCGACGGCCTCGCCGCCAACGGCGAAGACAACAACAGCGCCGTCGAAGCCAAGGTCAAAGCAGAAGTCGCACAACTCTGCGCAAGATTCCCAATGTATCCGAACCTCTAA